One stretch of Actinacidiphila sp. DG2A-62 DNA includes these proteins:
- a CDS encoding GGDEF domain-containing protein, which yields MVDDSADLRLRAVIELAQALATAQNPQDAVRAGARRARLAMGASFAAISAWERETGRLRVLVNDGDLAPGEEPEPDDESYSVHDFPEIAEFLHGTWAAGGEPHAWVETAQGTGSSPGGSSWGRAAALRRRGRGSCVVAPVVLHGGAWGELYVARRIGEPAFGRPDADFATVLAALIASGVAQTERLAQVQRLAFTDPLTGLGNRRAVDVRLDEALERHRVDGTAVSLVVCDLNGLKKVNDRHGHAVGDRLLERFGSLLSLCGAMLPGSLAARLGGDEFCIVAVGAEVDAVVRAADELCRRAAELDVGEGVACGVASTADQVGPVRTARRLFRLADAAQYRAKALRAAHPVVAGREGPGDPVVALADAPPPRPAAERRTIRGRPDPGL from the coding sequence ATGGTTGACGATTCAGCCGATCTACGGCTGCGCGCGGTCATCGAGCTGGCCCAGGCGCTGGCCACCGCGCAGAACCCGCAGGACGCGGTGCGGGCCGGCGCCCGCCGCGCCCGGCTGGCGATGGGCGCGTCCTTCGCCGCGATCTCCGCGTGGGAGCGCGAGACCGGCCGGCTGCGGGTCCTGGTCAACGACGGCGACCTCGCGCCGGGCGAGGAGCCGGAACCCGACGACGAGTCGTACTCGGTGCACGACTTCCCGGAGATCGCCGAGTTCCTGCACGGCACCTGGGCGGCGGGCGGCGAGCCGCACGCGTGGGTGGAGACCGCGCAGGGCACCGGCTCCTCGCCCGGCGGCAGCAGTTGGGGGCGCGCGGCGGCGCTGCGGCGGCGCGGCCGGGGCAGCTGCGTGGTCGCGCCGGTGGTGCTGCACGGCGGCGCATGGGGCGAGCTGTACGTGGCGCGGCGGATCGGCGAGCCCGCCTTCGGCCGCCCCGACGCGGACTTCGCGACCGTGCTGGCCGCGCTGATCGCCTCCGGCGTGGCGCAGACCGAACGGCTCGCGCAGGTGCAGCGGCTGGCGTTCACCGATCCGCTGACCGGGCTCGGCAACCGGCGCGCGGTCGACGTCAGGCTCGACGAGGCGCTGGAGCGGCACCGCGTGGACGGCACGGCGGTCAGCCTGGTGGTCTGCGACCTCAACGGCCTGAAGAAGGTCAACGACCGACACGGGCACGCGGTGGGGGACCGGCTGCTGGAACGATTCGGCTCACTGCTGTCGCTGTGCGGGGCGATGCTGCCGGGGAGTCTCGCGGCGCGGCTGGGCGGCGACGAGTTCTGCATCGTCGCGGTGGGGGCGGAGGTGGACGCGGTGGTGCGGGCGGCGGACGAGTTGTGCCGGCGGGCGGCGGAGCTGGACGTGGGGGAGGGGGTGGCGTGCGGGGTCGCGTCGACGGCGGATCAGGTGGGGCCGGTGCGGACGGCTCGCCGGCTGTTCCGGCTCGCCGACGCGGCGCAGTACCGCGCGAAGGCGCTGCGCGCGGCGCATCCGGTGGTGGCGGGCCGGGAGGGGCCCGGCGATCCCGTCGTCGCGCTCGCCGACGCGCCGCCGCCGCGGCCGGCGGCTGAGCGCCGCACGATTCGAGGTCGTCCCGACCCCGGTCTCTGA
- the hutH gene encoding histidine ammonia-lyase: MDMQTVVAVGTNDVTAEDVLAVSRGDAHVELTQAALDAVARSREVIEALAAKPEPVYGVSTGFGALAVRHISPELRAQLQRSLVRSHAAGMGPAVEREVVRALMFLRLKTLASGRTGVRPVVARTMAALLNAGITPVVHEYGSLGCSGDLAPLAHCAQVLMGEGEAQGPDGTVRPAAELLAEHGIEPVELREKEGLALINGTDGMLGMLVMACADLARLFTAADITAALTLEALLGTDRVLAPELHAIRPHPGQAASADNMLRVLAGSGLTGHHQDDAPRVQDAYSIRCAPQVAGAGRDTLAHARLVADRELAAAVDNPVVTESGGVESNGNFHGAPVGYVLDFLAIAAADLASIAERRTDRLLDTNRSHGLPPFLADDPGVDSGLMIAQYTQAALVSELKRLAVPASVDSIPSSAMQEDHVSMGWSAARKLRTAVDNLGRVLAVEMFAATRALEIRTTGTRLRPALATAAILKAVREAGVPGPGRDRFLAPDLEAAYAFVRDGSLARAAESVTGPLA, from the coding sequence ATGGATATGCAGACCGTCGTCGCCGTAGGCACGAACGATGTCACCGCGGAGGACGTCCTCGCGGTGTCCCGCGGTGACGCGCACGTGGAGCTGACCCAGGCCGCGCTCGACGCCGTCGCCCGCTCACGCGAGGTGATCGAGGCGCTCGCGGCCAAGCCCGAGCCGGTGTACGGCGTCTCCACCGGCTTCGGCGCCCTCGCCGTCCGCCACATCAGCCCCGAACTGCGCGCCCAGCTCCAACGCAGCCTGGTCCGCTCGCATGCCGCCGGCATGGGCCCGGCCGTGGAGCGTGAGGTGGTCCGCGCGCTGATGTTCCTGCGGCTGAAGACCCTCGCCTCGGGCCGCACCGGCGTGCGCCCGGTCGTCGCGCGGACGATGGCCGCGCTGCTCAACGCCGGCATCACGCCCGTCGTCCACGAGTACGGCTCGCTCGGCTGCTCCGGCGACCTCGCGCCGCTCGCGCACTGCGCCCAGGTGCTGATGGGCGAGGGCGAGGCGCAGGGCCCCGACGGCACGGTCCGCCCGGCCGCCGAGCTGCTCGCCGAGCACGGCATCGAGCCGGTCGAACTGCGCGAGAAGGAGGGCCTGGCGCTGATCAACGGCACCGACGGCATGCTCGGCATGCTGGTCATGGCCTGCGCCGACCTGGCCCGGCTGTTCACCGCCGCCGACATCACCGCCGCCCTCACGCTGGAGGCGCTGCTCGGCACCGACCGGGTGCTCGCCCCCGAACTGCACGCGATCCGCCCGCACCCCGGCCAGGCGGCCAGCGCCGACAACATGCTGCGGGTGCTCGCGGGGTCCGGACTGACCGGCCACCACCAGGACGACGCGCCGCGGGTCCAGGACGCGTACTCGATCCGCTGCGCGCCGCAGGTCGCGGGCGCCGGCCGGGACACCCTCGCGCACGCCCGCCTGGTGGCCGACCGCGAGCTGGCCGCGGCCGTCGACAACCCCGTGGTCACCGAGTCCGGCGGCGTGGAGTCCAACGGCAACTTCCACGGCGCGCCCGTCGGCTACGTCCTGGACTTCCTCGCCATCGCCGCCGCCGACCTCGCCTCGATCGCCGAGCGCCGCACCGACCGGCTGCTGGACACGAACCGCTCGCACGGCCTGCCGCCGTTCCTCGCCGACGACCCGGGCGTCGACTCCGGCCTGATGATCGCTCAGTACACCCAGGCCGCCCTGGTCAGCGAGCTGAAGCGGCTCGCGGTCCCGGCGTCGGTGGACTCGATCCCGTCCTCGGCGATGCAGGAGGACCACGTCTCGATGGGCTGGTCAGCCGCCCGCAAGCTGCGCACCGCGGTCGACAACCTGGGCCGGGTGCTGGCCGTCGAGATGTTCGCGGCCACCCGCGCGCTGGAGATCCGCACCACCGGTACGCGGCTGAGGCCGGCGCTGGCCACCGCGGCGATCCTGAAGGCGGTGCGCGAGGCGGGCGTGCCGGGCCCGGGGCGCGACCGGTTCCTCGCCCCGGACCTGGAGGCTGCGTACGCCTTCGTCCGCGACGGCTCGCTGGCCCGCGCGGCCGAGTCGGTCACCGGCCCGCTGGCCTGA